The genomic DNA AGACCGGTGGCGCCGAGGACCGCGGCGGCTCCGGCGACGACGGCCTTGCGGCGAGCGGTGCGGGGCTGGGCGAGGAGGTTACGGACGAACGACACAGGCGAACCTAACCGTTGGGGACGGGGGAGTCGCGGACCGGGTCCAACAGTGCGGGACCCGGTGCTCGTTGACCGCGTTCCGTTCCGGTGAACGCTTGCGGTGCTCGGCGACGTGACCAGTGTTAGCCGCGGCGTTCAACCGTGGCAATGACCCCTGATACGGTCTTGCCTCGCATCAGGGACCAAAAGTCCCTAACCACCCCAAAAGGTTCCATAGCAGGTCGGAGGCGGTGAAGTGGGTTCCATCTGCGGCCGGAAACGCTACTACCCCCGGTAGTGGAGGACTAAGGTCCTGTGGGCGCCTTCACGCCTTCGGGACCGTCGAATGTGACCTGGGCCTCGAAGGATGCGCGGCGCGTGGCCCTTCGCAGCGCCTTCAGCAGCGTGGAGCCGATGGTGAGGGTCAGTGCCATGGTCAGCACGGCCCGGCCCAGGTCCCAGCCGAGTGAGGTGGCCAGGCAGTACGCGAAGAACCGGACCAGATTCTCGGGCAGCGGGTCACCGGGGTGGAACGAGATGCCCGAGCCGAGGCCCGGCACGATCGTCCAGCCGTACAGGTTCATCACCGTGCCGTACGCGAACGCCGCCGCACCGCCGTACGCCGCCAGCATCAGCAGCTCGGCCCGCCCGCGCAGCCGGTCCGGGGCCGGCAGCAGGCCGGCGCCCATCGTGAACCAGCCCATCGACAGCATCTGGAACGGCATCCATGGGCCCACCCCGCCGGTGAGCAGGGCGGACGCGAACATGGTCACCGAGCCGAGCACGAAGCCGAAGCCTGGGCCCAGCACCCGGCCGCTCAGCACCATCAGGAAGAACATCGGCTCCAGGCCCGCCGTACCGGCGCCGAGCGGACGCAGTGCGGCGCCGACGGCGGCGAGCACACCCAGCATCGCCACCGCCTTCGCGTCCAGGCCGGAGTCCGCGATGGTGGCGACGACCACACCGACCAGGAGCGGAAGCAGTGCGGCGAACAGCCACGGTGCGTCCTGGGAGTGGGCGAGACCGGAGTCCGCGTCCGCGAGCAGCGGCCAGCCGATGGAGACGACGCCGATCGCGCTGACGAGGAGGAGTGCGGCGATCGCGCGGGGGCCCAGTCGTACGGGGCGGCTTCGGCGGCCGCTCATGCGCCTGCCTCCAGCGACCCGCGCACCTGCGTCACGGTCAGCCACTCCTGCGGGGCGAGGATCTTCGCGGTCTGCGGCGCGAACGCCGGTGACGAGACCACCACCTGCCGGGTCGGGCCGTCCGCGACGATCTCCCCGTCCGCGAGGATCACCACCCGGTGGGCCAGCTCGGCGGCGAGCTCCACGTCGTGCGTGGCCAGGACGATCGCATGGCCCTCGGCCGCCAAACCCCGCAGCACCCGTATGAGCCGGGCCTTCGCGGCGTAGTCCAGACCGCGCGTCGGCTCGTCCAGCAGCAGGAGCGGGGGCCGTGCGGTCAGCACGACGGCCAGCGCCAGGGCGAGCCGCTGCCCCTCGGAGAGATCGCGGGGGTGGGTGTCGTCCGGTACGTCGGGAAGCAGCTCGGAGACCAGGGCCCGGCAGCTGCCCGCCGCCGCGCCCGCGTCGGTGTCGGCCGCCGCGCACTCGGCGGCGACCGTGTCCGCGTACAGCAGATCGCGCGGTTCCTGCGGTACGAGCCCGACCCGGCGCACCATGTCGCGCGGATGCGTGCGGTGCGGGGCCCGGCCGCCGACGAGGACCGTGCCCGTGGTGGGCCCGACCAGGCCGACGAGGGCGGCGAGCAGCGTGGACTTGCCCGCGCCGTTGCGGCCCATCAGGGCGACGGTCTCGCCCGGTGCGACGGAGAGCGTCACCCGGCGCAGTGCCTCGACGCGCCCGCGCCGTACCCCCAGGCCCTCGACCCGGGCGATCGCCTCCACCGCAGCTTCGGGAGCGGGCCGGGGGGCGGGTGTGCGCAGCCGCCCGAACAGACCACGGCGGACGGGAGCGGCCGCGGGCAGCGGCGTCGGGGCGGCGGGCGCCGACGGAGCGGGCGGCGGCGGTTCGGCCGTGGCCAGTCGCTCCCGCAGATCCGTCGCACGGCGCCGTGCGTCGCGTACCGACAGCGGCAGCGGGTCCCAGCCCGCCAGCCGGCCCAGGGCCACCACCGGCGGGTGGACCGGGGAGACCGCCATGATGTCGGCGGGGGCGCCCATCACCGGTGCGGCACCGGGCGACGGCAGCAGGACGACCTGGTCCGCGTACTGGACGACGCGTTCCAGGCGGTGCTCCGCCATCAGGACCGTCGTCCCCAGATCGTGCACCAGCCGCTGGAGCACCGCGAGGACCTCCTCGGCCGCCGCCGGGTCCAGCGCGGACGTCGGTTCGTCGAGGACCAGGACCTTGGGGTGCGGGGTCAGCACCGAACCGATCGCGACCCGCTGCTGCTGGCCGCCGGAGAGCGTGGCGATCGGCCGGTCGCGCAGCCCGGCGAGGCCCAGCAGGTCGAGGGTCTCCTCTACCCGCCGGCGCATCACGTCGGGGGCGAGTCCCAGCGACTCCATGCCGTACGCCAGCTCGTCCTCGACGGTGTCGGTGACGAAGTGGGAGAGCGGGTCCTGTCCCACCGTGCCGACCAGATCGGCGAGTTCGCGTGGTTTGTGGGTACGGGTGTCACGGCCGTCGACCATCACCCTGCCGCGCAGTGTGCCGCCCGTGAAGTGCGGTACGAGACCGGAGACGGCGCCCAGCAGCGTCGACTTGCCGACCCCCGACGGGCCGACGAGCAGCACCAACTCGCCCTCGGGGACGGTCAGATCGACCCCGGACAGGGTCGGGCGCGCCGCCCCCTCGTACTGCACCGACACCTGCTCGAACCGGATCACTGGCTCTCCTCGGAGTTCGCGGCGGCCACAACGGGCGGCGCGGGCGCCACCACCGCGGGCAACAGCCCGATCAGCACCGCCGCCGCGGGCCACAGCGGGAACACCGGCGCCGCCAGCGGTACGACTCCGGGGTGCAGCGCCTCCGTGTCGGCGCTGCCCGCCCAGATCATCGCCGCCGCGACCACCGCACCCGACCCGGCCACCAGCCAGGCCCTCGCCCCCCACCGGTCGGGCCGGTAGCGGGTGCGGACCGAGCGGGCACCGCCGAGCCGGAGCCCGGCCATCGCGGCGACGAGCCCGGCGAACAGCAGCGGCAGCCCGTACACCGCACCCTGCGAGGCCAGCAGAGCGTACGTACCGGCGCAGACGCCCAGCAGCCCGCCGAGCGTGAGGACGTTCGTGGTGTGCCGGACGGCGCGCGGCACCTGTGCCGTACGCCCGTATCCGCGTGCGTCCATCGACGCCGCCACCGCCACCGACCGCTCCAGCGCACCTTCCAGCACCGGCAGTCCGATCTGCAGGACGGCCTTGATGCCACCGGCAGGGCGGCCCCGCAACCGTCGTGCGGTGCGCAGCCGCACCACATCGGCGACCATGTTCGGTGCGAACGTCATCGCGACGACGACCGCGATGCCCGCCTCGTACAGTGCGCCCGGCAGCGACTTCAGCAGCCGGGCCGGGTTGGCGAGCGAGTTCGCCGCGCCGATGCAGATCAGCAGGGTGGCGAGCTTCGCCCCGTCGTACAGCGCGAAGAGCAGCTGTTCGGCGGTGACCCGGCCGCCGATCCTCACGCCCTGCGCCCAGTCGGGCAGCGGGACTTCGGGCAGGGTGAGGACCGGGTGCGTACCGGGGATCGGCGAACCGAGAAACACGGAGAAGAGCAGCCGCACGCCGACGACGAACAGCCCGATCCTGATGAACGCCCCGTACGAACGGGCCCACGGCGCATCGGTCCGGCGTACCGCCACGACGTAGCCGGCCACCCCCACGAGCAGCCCGAGCAGCAGTGGATTGCTGGTCCGGGAGGCGGCGGTGGCCAGCCCGAGCGCCCACAGCCACCAGGCCCCGGCGGGCACGGCGTTGCTGCGGGTCGCCTCGGGGGCGCGCAGGGCAGGGACCGGCCGGGCCGGGCCGGCGGAGACGGTCATCCTCGGCGGCGGCGGGCCTGCACGACCGCGGCGACGCCGAGCAGAAGGACGGCGGCGACACCGGCGAGCACCCCGGCGGACGGACCGCCGCGGCCGCTCCCCGGGCGGGCCGAGGCGGACGGGCTCGCGGGCGCCTGCGACGTACCGTCGGCGTGCCCAGTGCCGGAGACCTGGTCACCGCAGCCCGAGGCCGGATAGCCGGAGATCGCGCAGAGCAGCGCCTCGCTGCTGTAGCGCAGCGGCTTGGCCACGGAAGCGAGGGCCTCCGCGGCGCTCGCGTCCTCGGCGACCTGCGCGCATGCGGTACGCGGCGCCGGTGGCGTCTCCCCGTCAGGTGCGTCCGCGGCCGTGCCGGGGTCGATGACGAGCGCGATCCGCTTGGTGCCGTCCTTGGCGGGGGTGTCCGCACAGATCGTCGCGAATTCGGGGGCGCGGCGCGGCTTCGCCGAGTCCTGGGAGTCCTCGCTCACCGAGAACCGGAAGCCCTGCACCGCACCGTCGTCGGGCCGGACCAGCGACGGGCCCTGGGTGGCGTACGCCCAGTTCGTCCCCTTGCCCTCCCAGAACGACCAGTAGCGGTAGCCGGCCGCGTGCGCGGTGCCGGCGCCGAGCACGGTCAGGACGGCGCCGAGAACGAGCAGCAGGGCGCCCGTCGCCGGCCACCCGGATCGATTCCCCGCCCGGTTCACAGCTGCGGGGTCTTCCGGCGGCTGCTGATGAGGAAGCCGACGCCGGCACCGGCGGCGAGACCGATACCGACGAGCCACCACACGCCGAGCCCGGCGTCGTCGCTGGTGCCGTCCTGTGCCGCGTAGTCGCTGCTGGCCGGCGAGGGTGTGTGGACGGCGGCCGGCTTCGGTCCGGTCGCGCTCAGCCGCTCGACGAGGTCGACACCGCCGAAGTCGCGGGCATCGGCACCGGTCGTGTGGGCGGCCACGACCAACTGGGCGTAGGCGGCGGGGCCGTTCTCGGCCGCCCAGGGCGCGGCGTTCTTCTTCAGCCAGCCGAGCGCGTCGGCCGCCTTGTCCTGGTGGCCTGCGGCGGCCAGGGCGACGACCGCGTCCGCGGTGTTGCCGAAGTCGGGCTGCTCGGTGGTGTCGGTGGTGCCCGGCATCGGGGGCTGGTTCAGGTGGCCGGTCTTCGCGAGGGCACCCGCGAGATAGTGGGCACCGTTCTGGGCGGCCTGCTCGGGCTTGACGACGGCGCCCTTGTGGCAGGTGGGCGCCTTGTCCTCGGACGCGGAATTGTTCCAGGCGGCCAGCCCCTTGCCCATGGAACCGAGCACACCGGCCGCGGTGGCGTCCGCGTTGGCGACGAGCTTGCCGGCCTTGTCGGGCTGGTACGCGAACGCGCCGCCGTCCTTGCCGCCGCACGGGATCGCCAGCGCGAGCAGCGCGTCGTACGGCGTCCTGCCGCCCTTGGTCGTCACATCGCCGAGCCGCTCGCCCCGCTTGGCCAGGGCGCCGATCACGATCGAGGTGGAGTTGGCGTCGCTGGGCGAGCCCGGGTTGTAACCCCAGCCGCCGTCCTCGTTCTGCACGGACTTCAGCCAGGCGACCCCGTTGTCGGCGGCGTCGCCGTGTCCGCCGACCTCGGCGAGTGCCTGGACCGCGGCGGCGGTGGCGTTGGTGTCCGTCATGGTCTTCGCGTCGCACGGCTTTCCGGCATCGGCGCGGTACGAGGCGTAGGCGCCGCTGTCGCACTGCTGGGCGACCAGCCAGTCGACGGCCGCGGCCGCGGGGGTGACCCCTTCGAGCCGCTGGGCGATGAAGGCCAGCGACTGCCTCCAGACCCCGTCGTACGTCGGGTCCTTGGTGCCGTACAGCCCGGACGGCAGTGCGACGGACGGGGTGGGCGACGGCGACGGCGCCGCCACCGCGGCCGGGGCAGCGGCCGCACAGAGCACGGTGGCGGTGGCGGCGAGCGTTGCTGCGGTGCGGCGAACGGTCATGGTGGGCTGGGCCTCTCCTGCGGTGGGAACCGGGCACAGGCACACTCAGGCACCAGGCTCCGGCCCCGTATGCCTCGACGGTGCCGGTCACCGGGGTTCCGGTGACGCGAGCCGGTCACGACCGCGGACAGGGCATTCCGACTCACCGCTGTGTCAGCGGCTCACGGTTGCGTGGTCAGTGCCGGATTCGCACCGGCTTCCCCCTGAACGGGCATGATGACGACTCCGACACTCTACCGGTGCGTAGCCCGCCCCTCCGGGCGGAGGGCCGCCCGGAACAGCGACGTACGTCACCCGTGGGGCCGGGCGGGACGCGGCGGTGGGAGAGGCCGGTGCCGGAGGGGATCGCCGGTCGGCGAACCCCTCACACGGCGACGTACGTCACCGGGTCGCTCCCCGTCATCGCCTCCGCGCGCCCCAGCTTCACCAGTCGGCGGACGTGCGCCTCGGCCTCGGAGACCGCGATGTTCCGTGAGCCGTGCGGGATCTGCTCCCACGGCCGGTTCCACTCCATCCGCTCCGCCAGCTGCCACGGCGTGAGCGGGGTGGCGAGCAGCGCGAGCAGGCCGGTCAGCCGCTCCTCGTGGTGGTCGAGGAGTTCCTGTACGCGCCTGGCCGCGTCCGGGAACGCGTGCTGGTGGGCGGGCAGCACCTCGGCGACCCCCAGCCGGCCGATGCGCTCCAGCGAGTCGAGATAGTCGCCCAGCGGGTCGGTGACGGTCGCATCGTCCGGGTCCTCGTACAGCCCGATGTGCGGGCTGATCCCGGGCAGCAGATGGTCGCCGGAGAAGAGCCGGCCGCGACCGGGCAGGTTCGCCGGGTGGTCCTCCTCCAGATGCAGGCAGACATGGCCGGGGGTGTGGCCCGGTGTCCAGACCGCCCGGAGCCGGCGGCCCGCCAGGTCGAGCAGTTCGCCGGGGACGATCTCGCGGTCCGGGAGTGCGGCGCGCAGGCCGGGCAGGGTGCGCATCCGGCCGGTGGCGCGGGCGGCGCGCAGTGGGGCGAGGTGCTCCTCGGGGGCGCCGACCGCGGTGAGTTTCGTCGCCAGGTAGGTGAGCCAGGTGCCCGGTTCGGACTCGCGGGTGCGGCGCACGATCGCGGTGTCCGCGGCGTGCATCGCGATCCACGCCCCGGATGATTCGCGGACCTGGCCGGAGAGGCCGTGGTGGTCGGGGTGGTGGTGGGTGATGACCACGCCATGGATGTCGGTGATGGCGACTCCGACGGTGCTGAGGCCCGCGACCAGGGTGTCCCAGGCCTCCGGGTCGTCCCAGCCGGTGTCGATCAGCACCGGGCCGCGGCCGGTGTCCAGGACGTGCACCAGAGTGTGGCCGAGCGGGTTGTCCGGGATGGGGACCTTGATGGACCACACGCCGCCGCCGTGCTCGGTCACCTGTGTCATGAGGTCCCCATCTCTCGTCCCGGCATGCGGCTGTGCTGCGCCGCATCCACTGTAACGAGAACTCGTTCCAGTAGTAGCCCTGGTCGACTATTCACCCGAGGTCGATCGCCGTCGGATCCGTGGACTCCTGGAACTGGAACTGGTATCAGTTCTGACGCGGAGTCAGGTATGGAGTCAGGTGCGGAGTCGGTACGTGCCGGGTCGCGGGAGGCAGCAGCCATGACCGAGCTTGTCGAACACGGAAAACTGTTCATCGGCGGGGAGTTGGTCGATCCGCTCGGCCAGGACGTCATCGAGGTGATATCGCCCCACACCGAGCAGGTCATCGGCCGGGTGCCGCATGCCTGTGAGGCGGACGTGGACCGCGCTGTCGACGCCGCCCGCCGGGCCTTCGACGAAGGGCCCTGGCCCCGGGCCTCCCTCGACGAGCGGATCGAGGTGATCACGCGGATCAAGGACGCGTTCGCCGTGCGGTACGAGGAGATCGCCCGCGTCATCAGTTCCGAGAACGGAACCCCGTACAGCTCCAGTGTGATGGTGCAGGCACTCGCCGCGATGATGGTGTGGGACGCGGCGATCACCGTCGCCCGTACCTTCCCGTACGAGGAACGGCGCGACGGCGTCCTCGGGCCGCTGCTGGTGCGCCGGGAGCCGGTCGGCGTCGTCGCGGCCGTCGTGCCGTGGAACGTCCCGCAGTTCACCGCCGCCGCCAAACTGGCGCCCGCGCTGCTGGCCGGCTGCACGACCGTCCTCAAGGTCTCGCCCGAATCGCCCCTTGACGCCTACATCCTGGCCGAGATCGCCGCCGAGGCCGGGCTCCCCGAGGGCGTGCTGTCGATCCTCCCGGCGGACCGCGAGGTCAGTGAGTACCTCGTCGGGCATCCGGGCGTCGACAAGGTGTCGTTCACCGGCTCCGTCGCGGCCGGCCGCCGGGTGATGGAGGTCGCTTCGCGCAACCTCACCCGGGTCACCCTGGAACTGGGCGGCAAGTCCGCCGCCGTCATCCTCCCGGACGCCGATCTCGGCGCGGCCGTCGCGGGCATCGTCCCGTTCGCCTGGATGATCAACGGCCAGGCGTGCGTCGCCCAGACCCGCATTCTCGTCCCGCACTCCCGCTACGACGAGATCGCCGAGGCGTTCGCCGCCGCGGCGGGCGCGCTGAAGGTCGGCGACCCGCTCGACCCCGCCACCGAGCTCGGCCCGCTGGTCGCGCGGCGTCAGCAGCAGCGCTCCCTCGACTACATCCGGATCGGCCAGGAGGAAGGCGCCAAGATCCTTACGGGCGGCGGCCGTCCGGCCTCCCAGGAGCGTGGCTGGTACGTCGAGCCGACCCTCTTCGGATCCGTCGACAACTCCATGCGCATCGCCCGCGAGGAGATCTTCGGCCCGGTCATCTGCCTGCTGCCGTACGGCGACGAGGCGGAGGCGGTGAAGATCGCCAACGACTCGGAGTACGGGCTCAGCGGCAGCGTCTGGACCGCCGACACCGAGCGCGGCATCGACATCGCCCGCCGGGTCAGAACCGGCACGTACAGCGTCAACACGTTCAGTCTCGACATGCTCGGTCCGTTCGGCGGCTACAAGAACTCCGGTCTGGGACGGGAGTTCGGCCCCGAGGGGTACGGCGAGTACTTCGAGCACAAGATGATCCATCTGCCCGCCGGGTACCAGCCGGCGCAGCCCGGACCGCAGGAGGCGTGATGGGGGACCGCTGGCACGTGGAGGTCGACCGGAGCGTCTGCATCGGCTCCGGGATGTGCGTGAACCACGCCCCGGACGGCTTCCGGCTGGACTCCGCCCGGCAGTCGCACCCGGACGTCCCGGAGACGGACGCCAACGAGCAGGTGCTCGCGGCCGCGGAGGGGTGTCCCGTCGAGGCGATCACGCTGACGCTGCTCGACTCCGGCGAGGTGGTGTTCCCGCCGGAGGACTGAGGGCTGTCCCGTAATCCCTGGTGGATCGGCGCGCGGCGTCGGACGCGGTGCATCGCGAGGCGGAGGGGCGTCTTCGTGCCGGTCGTATTCGGGCGTTCCGACGACGCGGCGAGGCGCCGTGGCTGTCGTCGTGGGCCCGCCGGGGATTGCGGGACAGCCCTTAAGCCTCCGCCCCCTGGCGGGAGCGTGAGCGCGAGGTGCGGCCCGACGCGGGACCGTCGGGCCGCACCGTCGACGGACGGGTACTACGCGGTGCAGCCGGTGTCGGCGATCACGAAGTAGCCCGCCGGTGACTCCCGCAGGGTGTGCGTGACGAACACGTTGTACAGGCCCATGTTCTGCTCGGACCCGTTCGCGTACACATAGCCGCCCGTGGTGTGCGCCCTGCCCGCCGCCACCTGGGCGTAGTTGGTCGCCGTGTAGCAGGCGCCGCCGCCCGTCCCGCCGGTCGTGGTCGCCGTCACCGCGGCCGAGACGGTACCGACCGCCCCCGATCCGTCGACGGCCGCCACGGTGTAGCGGTACGCGGTCCCGGCGGACAGCCCCGTGTCGGTGAACGCCGTCGACGTGGGCCGGCCGACCTCGGTGCCGTTGCGGTAGACGGCGTACGAGGAGGCTCCCGTCACCGCGCTCCAGGACAGCGAGGCACCGGTGCCCGTGACACCGGTGACCGTCAGACCGGAGGGGGCCGGGAGCGGGTTCTCGCCGCCGCCGGGTGCGCCCTGGTCCAGCCCCCAGAAGACGCCGGTGTAGTACGACGAGCAGATCGAGTTCAGGAAGTACGCGGCCGTGGACCCGCACCGATCGGTCCCCGAGCCGGGGGAGACGGCCAGGCCGTGGCCCATGCCGGAGATGGAGTACGTCTCCACCGCGGGGTTCCCGGAGGCGTCGTTGTAGACGCTGCGGGTGGTGTTGCCGGGAAGGGTGTCGGTGCTCGACGGGGTCTGGCCGATGCCCCACACATCGGTCCACTGGTCCCGCAGCGCGGTGGCGTTGGCCGGGTACACCGTGTAGTCGGACGTGCCCTGCCAGATGGCGACCCGCGGCCATGGGCCGGTGTAGCCGGGGTAACCGGCGCGGACCTTGGCGCCCCACTGGGCGGGGGTCAGCTTCTGCGGGCCCGTCTGACAGCCGGAGGCGGCGGCCTGGCTGGTGGCGCACTGCGCGGGCAGGCCGGACGCCACGGAACCGCCCGCGAACACGTCCGGGTACGCGGCCAGCAGGTCTGCGGTCATCCCGCCGCCCGCCGACAGTCCGGTGACGTACACCCGCCGCCCGTCGGAGCCGTACTGCTGCTTAGCGTGCTCCACCATCTGCACGATGGAGGCGGCTTCGCCCTTGCCCCGGGTGTCCTCGGCCGGATCGAACCAGCCGAAGCAGGAGAGCGCGTTGTTGGCGGACGTGGTCTGCGGGAAGACCACGGCGAACTTCCACAGGTCGGCGTATTTCGGCCAGCCCGAGTTGGTGTAGTAGTCGTTGGCCGTCTGCGTACAGCCGTGCAGGGCGATCACCAGAGGCGCGCCCGCGGGCAGATCGGCGGGGGCGTACTCGTACATCTGCAGGTTGCCGGGGTTCGTGCCGAAGCCGGTGACCTGCTGCAGGCCGCCGGCGGCAGCGGCGGGCTGCGCGGCACCCACGGTGCTCAGCGTCGCCGCGACGACGCCGAGGACGGCCGTGGACGCGACGCGCCGTAGCAGGCGTCGCAGGATCGATGGGCGCACGGGGGCCTCCCTGTTCGGAACGTGCGGGCGTGCGGACTGTTGCCGGAACCTATGAGTCCGGGCCGTCCCCGCCCATGGGGCGGGCTGACATCCCTCGGGCTCCGCTGTGTGCGGCGCCGCCCTTGCGCCGCGAGCGCCCAGCGAGAAGCGGACGTTGACATCGAGTGCGCTCGAAGATGCAGACTCCCGGTCAGCAACGCCCTTATCGGCCAGGGGCTGTTGGGAGGGAGACAGGAATGCGCTACCGCATGATGGGCACGGACCCGAAGACCCGCCGCGAGGTGAGCGTGATCAGCCTCGGCGCCATGCTGATGGGCACGCTCACCGACGAAGCGACCTCGTTCGCCGTCCTCGACCGGTACGCCGAGGCCGGCGGCACCTTCATCGACTCGTCCAACAACTACGCGTTCTGGGTCGAGGGCAGTCAGGGAGGGGAGAGCGAGCGACTGCTCGGCCGCTGGCGCCGGAGCCGTGGCGTCGGCGACGAGATCGTCATCGCCACCAAACTCGGTGCCCGGCCGAACAGCCCCGCCACCGGCTTCACCCGCGACATCGAGGGACTCTCGCCGAAGGTGATCCGGGAGTCCGCGGAGCGGAGCCGGGAGCACCTCGGCGTCGAGCGGCTGGACCTGCTGTACGCGCACGTCCAGGACCACGGCGTGCCGATGCGCGACACCGTCGAGGCGTTCGGAGAGCTGGTGACCGAAGGAACCGTCGGACTGCTGGGCGTGAGCAACCACTGGGCGTGGCAGGTGGAGCGGGCCCGGGCCCTTGCCGCGGCCGCCGGACTGCCGGGGTACGAGGTCCTCCAGTACCACCACAGCTATCTGCGGCAGCGCACGGACCTGCCGAGCCTGCGCTCACCGGACGGCCAGGAGGGCGTGGCCGCCGGGGACCTCCTCAGCTACCTGCGGGCCGAACCCGCCCTCGTGCCGGTCGCCTACTCGCCACTGCTGGCCGGGGCCTACGTCCGGGCGGACAAGCCGCTCGGCCCGGAGTTCGACCACCCGGGCACCCGGGCGCGGCAGGCGGCACTGCGGACGGTGGCCGAGGAGACCGGGGCGACCGTCAATCAGGTGGTCCTGGCCTGGCTCATCGGCGGCGAGGTCCCGGTCGTCCCGCTGGTCGGCGCCTCCTCGGTGGCGCAGCTGGACGAGAGCCTCGCGGCGGTGGACCTGGAGCTGACGGCGGAGCAGCGGGCGATGCTGGACGCCGCCCGCTGACCACCCGCACCATGTACGCCGCCACCATGGCGGCGTACGACGGTGTGTGCACCGACCCCGTGTGACGTGGGCTTCGACCTCCTTACGGTGACGACCATGGAGACTCCCCAGAGCCCGGTCCACGGGCCCGCGCCGCTCACCGTTCCCCCGCCCCGCGCCGCCGCTCCGTCGCCGTCGCCCGCAGATCCGTTCCTGGCCGGGCGCACCGCCCTGGTGACCGGAGCGGCGAGCGGCATCGGGCAGGCCTGCGCCGAGGCCCTCGCCGCCGCGGGGGCCCACGTGTACGTGGTGGACAAGGCCGCCGACGCGGCCAAGAGCCTGGCGGAGCGGATCGGCGGAACGGCCTGGGTGGTCGACCTGTCCGTACCCGAGGCGGTCGACACGCTGCCGGACGACGCGGACCTGGTGGTCAACAACGCGGGGCTGCAGCACGTCGCTCCCGTGCACGAGTTCCCGCCGGACCGGTTCGCGCTGATCCACCGGGTCATGGTGGAAGCACCGTTCCGCATCTTGCGCCGCACCCTGCCCGGCATGTACGAACGCGGCTGGGGGCGCGTCGTCAACATCTCGTCCGTCCACGGGCTGCGCGCCAGCCCCTACAAATCGGCGTACGTATCGGCGAAGCACGCACTGGAAGGTCTCAGCAAGGTGGTCGCTCTCGAAGCAGCACCGCACGGGGTGACCAGCAACTGCGTCAATCCCGGCTATGTGCGCACCCCGCTCGTCGAGAACCAGATCGCCGACCAGGCCCGTACGCACGGCATCTCGGAGGAGGAAGTGGTGGGCAAGGTGATGCTGGAACGCAGCGCCATCAAACGCCTCATCGAACCCCGGGAGGTCGCCGAGGCGGTGCTGTGGCTGTGCGGACCGCACACCGGGCACATCACCGGTACCTCGCTCGCGATGGACGGCGGCTGGACCGCTCACTGACACTCTCCAGTACACATCGAATCCCCGACGAACGATGGCCGCCCATGTCTGCACCGCCCCCCTCCGCCGCGCCCCACCTGCGTCGCCTCCTCGACCTGCTGACCGAGGACGCCCCCGCCGAGGCACTGGGCGCCGTCTCCTCCGAGGCGCGGGCCGCCGGTGTGCCCGCGGGCGACCTCGCCGAGGTGGAGCGGGCCACCGCCACCGCACTGCGGATCAGGGGCGCCTTGCGCCA from Streptomyces sp. NBC_01707 includes the following:
- a CDS encoding aldehyde dehydrogenase encodes the protein MTELVEHGKLFIGGELVDPLGQDVIEVISPHTEQVIGRVPHACEADVDRAVDAARRAFDEGPWPRASLDERIEVITRIKDAFAVRYEEIARVISSENGTPYSSSVMVQALAAMMVWDAAITVARTFPYEERRDGVLGPLLVRREPVGVVAAVVPWNVPQFTAAAKLAPALLAGCTTVLKVSPESPLDAYILAEIAAEAGLPEGVLSILPADREVSEYLVGHPGVDKVSFTGSVAAGRRVMEVASRNLTRVTLELGGKSAAVILPDADLGAAVAGIVPFAWMINGQACVAQTRILVPHSRYDEIAEAFAAAAGALKVGDPLDPATELGPLVARRQQQRSLDYIRIGQEEGAKILTGGGRPASQERGWYVEPTLFGSVDNSMRIAREEIFGPVICLLPYGDEAEAVKIANDSEYGLSGSVWTADTERGIDIARRVRTGTYSVNTFSLDMLGPFGGYKNSGLGREFGPEGYGEYFEHKMIHLPAGYQPAQPGPQEA
- a CDS encoding ferredoxin, producing the protein MGDRWHVEVDRSVCIGSGMCVNHAPDGFRLDSARQSHPDVPETDANEQVLAAAEGCPVEAITLTLLDSGEVVFPPED
- a CDS encoding PHB depolymerase family esterase, whose protein sequence is MRPSILRRLLRRVASTAVLGVVAATLSTVGAAQPAAAAGGLQQVTGFGTNPGNLQMYEYAPADLPAGAPLVIALHGCTQTANDYYTNSGWPKYADLWKFAVVFPQTTSANNALSCFGWFDPAEDTRGKGEAASIVQMVEHAKQQYGSDGRRVYVTGLSAGGGMTADLLAAYPDVFAGGSVASGLPAQCATSQAAASGCQTGPQKLTPAQWGAKVRAGYPGYTGPWPRVAIWQGTSDYTVYPANATALRDQWTDVWGIGQTPSSTDTLPGNTTRSVYNDASGNPAVETYSISGMGHGLAVSPGSGTDRCGSTAAYFLNSICSSYYTGVFWGLDQGAPGGGENPLPAPSGLTVTGVTGTGASLSWSAVTGASSYAVYRNGTEVGRPTSTAFTDTGLSAGTAYRYTVAAVDGSGAVGTVSAAVTATTTGGTGGGACYTATNYAQVAAGRAHTTGGYVYANGSEQNMGLYNVFVTHTLRESPAGYFVIADTGCTA
- a CDS encoding aldo/keto reductase, with amino-acid sequence MRYRMMGTDPKTRREVSVISLGAMLMGTLTDEATSFAVLDRYAEAGGTFIDSSNNYAFWVEGSQGGESERLLGRWRRSRGVGDEIVIATKLGARPNSPATGFTRDIEGLSPKVIRESAERSREHLGVERLDLLYAHVQDHGVPMRDTVEAFGELVTEGTVGLLGVSNHWAWQVERARALAAAAGLPGYEVLQYHHSYLRQRTDLPSLRSPDGQEGVAAGDLLSYLRAEPALVPVAYSPLLAGAYVRADKPLGPEFDHPGTRARQAALRTVAEETGATVNQVVLAWLIGGEVPVVPLVGASSVAQLDESLAAVDLELTAEQRAMLDAAR
- a CDS encoding 3-hydroxybutyrate dehydrogenase, with amino-acid sequence METPQSPVHGPAPLTVPPPRAAAPSPSPADPFLAGRTALVTGAASGIGQACAEALAAAGAHVYVVDKAADAAKSLAERIGGTAWVVDLSVPEAVDTLPDDADLVVNNAGLQHVAPVHEFPPDRFALIHRVMVEAPFRILRRTLPGMYERGWGRVVNISSVHGLRASPYKSAYVSAKHALEGLSKVVALEAAPHGVTSNCVNPGYVRTPLVENQIADQARTHGISEEEVVGKVMLERSAIKRLIEPREVAEAVLWLCGPHTGHITGTSLAMDGGWTAH